A DNA window from Teredinibacter franksiae contains the following coding sequences:
- a CDS encoding DUF2235 domain-containing protein — protein MTRNIVLCADGTGSKGGYTPDSNVYKTYHAIDIHDNDIEQITFYDNGVGSSSNKILRAIAGAFGFGFERNVCDLYTFLSKNYNSEQDKVYLFGFSRGAATVRALNGFIYDCGLLDARNETSDRKLKAQVKNLIGAYKSRKAQLKRQGKTTSRPIPLAESIKGISLERRDIKIEFIGAWDTVAALGMPKKTDVTGPISWLIDNTLQGLDNLLNHFFHYRNYKLQLTPNVKQAFQALSIDDARTSFWPRIWNELDETIVQAKVTVEQVWFTGSHTDVGGGYNRRGITNVPLLWILEKATQAGLKLINGSLDSIRAAANAHDIMHDSRSGLGMFYRYHPREIHSLCHNEKNQKPMMEHIKIHEAVLSRMHYRTAGYAPILLPNTFEVVNNQAQPLKPIDVSSNKSWHTSTRSIQYCIELLKELYILQLLIVIAIVGYAEYLNQYCTEPAALLDGWRAWIAEGTKWLLPDFFNKAVDHWLTHSAIFFTSITVITGWIGLQITTNVRMIKHAENKRLIIRDEYQCSQTSK, from the coding sequence ATGACAAGAAATATTGTTTTATGCGCAGATGGAACCGGAAGTAAAGGTGGCTATACCCCAGATAGCAATGTATACAAAACTTACCACGCTATCGATATCCACGATAACGACATCGAACAAATCACCTTCTACGACAATGGCGTAGGCTCATCATCCAATAAAATCTTACGTGCAATTGCGGGCGCATTTGGCTTTGGTTTTGAGCGCAATGTATGCGACCTCTACACCTTTCTCAGTAAAAACTACAATTCAGAGCAAGACAAAGTATACCTGTTTGGTTTCAGCCGTGGAGCGGCAACCGTTCGCGCTCTCAATGGTTTTATTTACGATTGCGGCCTGCTCGATGCACGCAATGAAACCAGCGATCGAAAACTCAAAGCTCAAGTTAAAAACCTTATAGGCGCCTATAAATCCCGAAAAGCCCAACTCAAGCGACAAGGCAAAACAACATCGCGCCCCATACCGTTAGCTGAAAGCATCAAAGGTATTTCACTCGAACGACGTGATATTAAAATCGAATTTATTGGTGCCTGGGATACCGTTGCAGCACTGGGAATGCCTAAAAAAACGGATGTCACAGGCCCCATCTCATGGCTGATTGACAATACACTCCAAGGCCTAGACAACCTGCTGAACCACTTTTTCCATTACCGGAACTATAAACTGCAGCTCACACCAAACGTAAAGCAGGCTTTTCAGGCCCTTTCTATAGATGATGCAAGAACATCTTTCTGGCCGCGTATTTGGAACGAGCTTGACGAAACAATAGTCCAGGCCAAGGTAACCGTAGAACAAGTATGGTTTACGGGCAGCCATACCGATGTAGGTGGTGGTTACAATCGCCGCGGTATAACCAATGTTCCCCTACTCTGGATATTGGAGAAGGCGACTCAAGCCGGGCTAAAACTGATAAATGGCTCACTGGATAGCATACGGGCGGCAGCAAATGCGCACGACATAATGCATGACTCACGTAGCGGGTTAGGCATGTTTTATCGATATCATCCAAGGGAAATTCACAGCCTTTGCCATAATGAAAAAAACCAAAAACCGATGATGGAACATATAAAAATACACGAGGCCGTGCTTAGTCGTATGCATTATCGAACGGCTGGTTATGCACCCATTTTGCTACCCAATACATTCGAGGTTGTCAACAATCAAGCTCAGCCACTGAAGCCTATCGATGTTTCCAGTAACAAGTCATGGCATACCTCTACACGCTCCATTCAATACTGCATCGAGCTACTTAAAGAGCTTTACATTCTTCAACTACTCATAGTTATAGCGATTGTCGGCTACGCCGAATACCTAAATCAGTATTGCACCGAACCAGCAGCCCTTTTAGATGGCTGGCGAGCTTGGATTGCAGAGGGGACCAAATGGCTACTACCCGACTTTTTCAACAAAGCTGTAGACCACTGGCTAACACATAGCGCGATATTTTTTACTAGCATTACGGTTATTACGGGCTGGATTGGGTTACAAATCACAACAAATGTACGAATGATAAAACACGCTGAAAACAAACGTCTTATTATTCGAGATGAATACCAATGCTCGCAAACCTCTAAATAG
- a CDS encoding transporter substrate-binding domain-containing protein, whose protein sequence is MMLRIILSILAFCLMSICSAADTPPTAVYHLWAGSNSPARLGYELPLIRLLLDETLAQYGPYELHVHQLEHSYLESYERIDKGKFDFVIAPDGKGTIPENTKIRRIPHKIWNGYLGYRQIVVRKHRLAEFEGVESLASLRQFKIGQGENWRDNQFYARNGVKLVEAKTFSALFSMLKHNRFDCVPLGINEVDATVQEQNSQGGDFVIVPNLILRYPLEAYLMVSAYKPQLAKRLSAGFEIVKANGKRKVLLENFMQDKLKKLDHPGVVILDLN, encoded by the coding sequence ATGATGTTACGTATTATATTGTCAATACTGGCTTTCTGCCTCATGTCTATTTGTAGTGCAGCGGACACACCGCCGACAGCTGTTTACCATCTGTGGGCTGGATCTAATTCACCCGCGAGGTTGGGCTACGAACTTCCTTTAATTAGGCTTTTGCTCGACGAAACTCTAGCGCAGTACGGGCCGTATGAGTTACACGTACATCAGTTGGAACACAGTTATCTTGAGTCTTATGAGCGTATTGATAAAGGCAAATTTGATTTTGTTATAGCGCCCGACGGTAAAGGCACCATACCGGAGAATACGAAAATCAGGCGTATTCCCCATAAGATCTGGAACGGCTATTTGGGTTACCGGCAGATTGTTGTACGTAAGCACCGTTTGGCAGAATTTGAAGGCGTGGAGTCATTGGCTTCCCTGCGGCAATTTAAGATTGGGCAGGGAGAAAACTGGCGAGATAACCAGTTTTACGCCAGAAACGGCGTTAAACTGGTTGAAGCCAAAACTTTTTCGGCTCTGTTCAGTATGTTGAAGCACAACCGTTTTGACTGTGTACCCCTGGGTATTAACGAAGTGGATGCCACTGTGCAGGAGCAAAATAGCCAGGGTGGTGATTTTGTGATCGTGCCAAATTTGATTCTGCGATACCCATTGGAAGCGTACCTAATGGTTAGCGCTTATAAACCACAGTTGGCGAAGCGCTTATCCGCTGGGTTTGAAATAGTAAAAGCCAATGGTAAACGTAAAGTGCTATTGGAAAATTTTATGCAAGATAAGCTCAAGAAGCTTGATCATCCAGGGGTAGTTATTCTCGATTTGAATTAG
- a CDS encoding PEP-CTERM sorting domain-containing protein (PEP-CTERM proteins occur, often in large numbers, in the proteomes of bacteria that also encode an exosortase, a predicted intramembrane cysteine proteinase. The presence of a PEP-CTERM domain at a protein's C-terminus predicts cleavage within the sorting domain, followed by covalent anchoring to some some component of the (usually Gram-negative) cell surface. Many PEP-CTERM proteins exhibit an unusual sequence composition that includes large numbers of potential glycosylation sites. Expression of one such protein has been shown restore the ability of a bacterium to form floc, a type of biofilm.), translating to MKFARYILLAALATTASVANAAVIRVADDAFTADAGLITFSEFAMGTVNPVYTPADYGADPTGVTVTFGGWFDGQSLGGAGDCPAGAQLSGCVIGTPDAGLSLDPSASQSFITADGANPTSPVLSGTPRFNGAISMIFSEDIAGVGLDGGYFNAIGGTAITAFARDGSIIGTVANEGLGIEFLGLVSDLGNEIAGLQFSLVGAEPAGFAIDNLRFGFADQVIADVPESSSLALLGLGLLGLGFSRRRIRK from the coding sequence ATGAAATTTGCACGCTACATATTACTGGCTGCTCTTGCTACCACCGCTTCGGTTGCTAATGCAGCTGTTATCCGCGTTGCTGATGATGCGTTCACTGCAGATGCTGGACTCATCACTTTTTCTGAATTTGCAATGGGAACAGTTAACCCTGTTTATACTCCAGCCGATTACGGCGCTGATCCTACTGGTGTAACCGTGACTTTCGGCGGTTGGTTTGATGGTCAGTCTTTGGGCGGTGCCGGTGATTGCCCCGCTGGTGCCCAGTTAAGCGGTTGTGTTATTGGCACACCAGACGCTGGCCTTAGCCTTGATCCTAGCGCTTCGCAGTCCTTTATTACTGCCGATGGTGCTAACCCAACTAGCCCAGTTCTTTCTGGTACTCCGCGTTTCAACGGTGCTATCTCCATGATTTTCTCTGAAGATATTGCTGGTGTAGGCCTTGATGGTGGTTATTTCAACGCTATTGGTGGTACAGCTATTACGGCTTTTGCGCGTGATGGCAGCATCATTGGTACGGTTGCTAACGAAGGTTTGGGTATTGAGTTCTTAGGTCTGGTTTCTGATCTGGGTAATGAAATTGCTGGCCTGCAGTTTAGTTTGGTTGGTGCTGAGCCTGCTGGTTTCGCTATCGATAACCTGCGTTTTGGTTTTGCTGACCAAGTTATTGCTGATGTACCTGAGTCAAGCTCTCTCGCGCTGTTGGGGTTGGGTTTGTTGGGTCTTGGTTTTTCTCGCAGACGTATTCGTAAGTAG
- a CDS encoding substrate-binding periplasmic protein — translation MRPIFWLYDALSITRSNYTGLLAQLINSISLPAYLLLIRITWLCVFFLARLVLVNFRVVCQRMAFKYFNFLVLLLCGVNTLATEQAGAPDKYRLWAGGSSPARLGYETKLIELLLAESENRFGPYELDVHSVQYSRFEGLKRIEDGRFDFALVPQWDQQHEKKTQFISVPYPIWNGFLGYRQLIVHRDRLDDFSRIRSLADLKKFKVGQGENWLDNRFYRKNGVRVIEAQTFHSLFPMLKRKRFDCVPLGITEVDGTLKDINSLTNDFAVVPKLMLHYPFYTYLVVGRKQEKLANRLGSSFESIIADGRYKALLEEFMSKKLRIIEDPNTVLIEIR, via the coding sequence ATGCGGCCAATTTTTTGGTTATATGACGCCTTGTCAATTACTCGAAGTAACTATACTGGTCTATTAGCCCAGTTGATAAATAGCATTTCCTTACCTGCATATCTATTGCTGATCAGAATAACGTGGCTTTGTGTGTTCTTCTTAGCACGCCTGGTCTTGGTGAATTTTAGAGTGGTGTGCCAGCGTATGGCATTCAAATATTTCAACTTTTTAGTGCTATTGCTCTGCGGCGTAAACACGCTAGCTACTGAGCAGGCAGGCGCACCTGACAAGTACAGGCTTTGGGCCGGGGGTAGTTCGCCTGCGCGCCTTGGCTATGAAACCAAGCTGATAGAACTACTGCTTGCAGAAAGTGAAAATCGTTTTGGCCCCTATGAACTCGACGTTCATTCCGTTCAGTATTCCCGATTTGAAGGCTTGAAGCGTATTGAAGATGGCCGCTTTGATTTTGCTTTAGTACCTCAGTGGGATCAACAGCATGAAAAGAAAACACAATTTATTAGCGTGCCTTATCCAATTTGGAATGGCTTTCTTGGTTATCGACAATTGATTGTTCACCGCGATCGATTGGATGATTTTTCGAGAATTCGTTCGCTGGCAGACCTGAAAAAATTTAAAGTGGGGCAGGGGGAAAACTGGCTTGATAATAGATTTTATCGGAAAAATGGTGTTAGAGTTATTGAGGCGCAAACCTTCCATAGCTTGTTCCCAATGCTCAAGCGAAAACGTTTTGATTGTGTTCCCCTTGGTATAACCGAAGTTGACGGCACGTTAAAGGACATTAATAGTTTAACGAATGATTTTGCCGTAGTGCCTAAGCTGATGCTTCACTACCCGTTTTACACTTATTTAGTTGTGGGGCGGAAACAAGAAAAACTTGCCAATCGTCTGGGTTCGAGTTTTGAATCTATAATTGCTGATGGTCGTTATAAAGCTCTTTTAGAAGAGTTTATGAGTAAAAAGCTGCGTATTATTGAAGATCCTAATACTGTATTAATTGAAATACGTTAA
- a CDS encoding cation:proton antiporter domain-containing protein, protein MHYLIDAIVLLAAAVITVPVFQALRLGAIPGFLLAGVALGPSGIGYFSNFNDIQHLAELGIVFLLFVIGIEIRPTHFWQMRRHVFGLGICQLALTALVITYLVYELLNVRLGIALLIGAALALSSTAFVLQLLTEHRALNTQHGRPAVAVLLLQDIAVVPLLAYIAILNRGEYSIAVDVILAFVESVAIILLVVLLARYVLNPLLRLLARFASNDIFTVFALLLVLGFAGLFENAGFSMAMGAFVAGLLIADSSFRHQIIAEVEPFRMLLLGLFFITMGMSLNIEMLFLYPGELAASLLCLITVKFFVLLPLARAFKVPSQAAIALSLQLAQSGEFALVLFGTAYAVGILETTLFQPLLILVLLSMLITPALDACARHIIARTKTPITEPLTTPQNASPGILIAGYGRMGHRIGELLERLNVPYIAIDNNVSIVEQATAQGKPVYFGEAQKPEVLKAAGASKAPLAIVAIDNLEGAERVVASLRVAFPKLPIFARGHNRSRCKELRSQGANITVSETFEASAEIAHEALLSIGVNKDRIERTMVQFKKDYYAEIGQTR, encoded by the coding sequence ATGCACTACCTGATCGACGCCATCGTTTTACTGGCTGCAGCGGTTATCACCGTTCCTGTATTCCAGGCACTTAGGCTGGGTGCCATTCCGGGCTTCCTACTCGCAGGGGTAGCACTGGGCCCTTCAGGCATCGGTTACTTTAGTAATTTTAACGACATACAACACCTCGCCGAGCTGGGTATTGTGTTTTTGCTGTTTGTCATTGGTATAGAAATTAGGCCTACGCACTTTTGGCAAATGCGACGCCATGTCTTTGGCCTTGGCATCTGCCAGTTGGCGCTTACTGCGCTGGTAATTACTTACTTAGTATATGAACTACTTAACGTCAGGCTCGGTATTGCATTGCTTATAGGAGCGGCACTCGCGCTCTCCTCTACAGCTTTTGTCTTGCAATTACTCACCGAGCATCGAGCACTCAACACCCAACACGGACGCCCAGCGGTGGCCGTGCTGTTATTGCAGGATATCGCGGTCGTACCGCTATTAGCCTATATCGCGATACTCAACCGGGGCGAATACAGTATCGCTGTGGATGTAATACTGGCGTTTGTAGAGTCTGTTGCCATTATTTTATTAGTTGTACTCCTCGCCCGCTATGTACTAAACCCCCTGTTAAGATTACTCGCGCGCTTCGCCTCCAACGATATTTTTACTGTTTTTGCGCTGCTACTGGTATTGGGCTTCGCAGGCCTATTCGAAAATGCCGGCTTCTCCATGGCCATGGGGGCATTTGTAGCCGGCCTGCTAATCGCCGACTCATCTTTCCGTCACCAAATTATTGCCGAAGTAGAACCCTTTCGTATGCTATTGCTCGGCTTGTTTTTTATCACCATGGGTATGTCCCTGAATATCGAGATGCTCTTCCTCTACCCAGGCGAACTCGCCGCCAGCCTGCTATGCCTAATTACGGTTAAGTTTTTCGTCCTATTACCCCTAGCACGAGCATTTAAAGTACCATCGCAAGCGGCCATTGCGCTCTCGCTGCAATTGGCCCAAAGCGGTGAGTTTGCACTTGTGCTATTTGGCACCGCCTATGCAGTAGGCATACTCGAAACCACGCTATTCCAACCCCTGCTGATACTTGTACTACTCAGCATGCTGATCACACCTGCGTTAGATGCCTGTGCCCGCCACATCATAGCGCGCACCAAAACCCCAATAACGGAGCCGCTAACAACACCGCAAAACGCGTCGCCGGGCATATTGATAGCCGGGTATGGGCGTATGGGGCACCGTATTGGCGAACTGCTTGAACGCTTAAACGTGCCCTATATCGCCATCGACAATAACGTCAGTATTGTCGAACAAGCCACGGCTCAAGGTAAGCCGGTTTATTTTGGTGAAGCACAAAAACCTGAAGTACTCAAAGCGGCTGGGGCAAGTAAAGCCCCATTGGCGATTGTTGCCATAGACAATTTAGAAGGCGCAGAACGGGTCGTCGCTTCCCTGCGTGTTGCCTTTCCTAAGCTGCCAATATTTGCCCGCGGTCACAACCGCTCCCGGTGTAAAGAACTGCGTAGCCAGGGTGCCAATATCACCGTTTCTGAAACCTTTGAAGCCAGCGCCGAAATAGCCCATGAAGCGCTGCTTAGCATAGGCGTCAACAAAGACCGTATCGAACGCACCATGGTGCAGTTTAAAAAAGACTATTACGCCGAAATTGGGCAAACGCGATAA